In the genome of Gallus gallus isolate bGalGal1 chromosome 21, bGalGal1.mat.broiler.GRCg7b, whole genome shotgun sequence, one region contains:
- the ATP13A2 gene encoding polyamine-transporting ATPase 13A2 isoform X10, translating to MRAGGALSSSPPPLGSRWKVRQGEALQIPCRPLRLQSTAEPAKGCCGKMLSLPSSIAKPRGVCVCGGQERARQLLGVVFARPHLIHKLPRANWLCGFSTLRPPLRGTGCFLGTAIPSSAREVSRELRSWAVGKQPGWEQTAAGCWAAHGRATGRCSATQSHPAWIDSGSASLHACRRRCWVRAAWSITPGPGWRTARAASLLAWRMRRRAGTPSACTRRSALDEGWTCAELHLCRAGLGQQDHSSRRKIYGPNLIEVPVKSYAKLLVEEVLNPFYIFQVLSIVLWVCDAYYYYAACIFLISTISLGLSLYETRKQSTTLRNMARMSISIRVHRADGEEAMVSSAELVPGDCISLPLDGVLVPCDAALLTGECMVNESMLTGESVPVLKTPLPNGGGAAGTIYSPKEHQRHTLFCGTHIIQARSYVGQEVLAVVTRTGFCTAKGDLISSILYPKPVTFKFYKDAVKFVLFLAVLAFIGTLYSMLIMVKNQVPVGQIIIRALDLITVIVPPALPAAMTVGSIYAQNRLKKRGIFCISPPRINLCGKIRLVCFDKTGTLTEEGLDVWGVISLEDGRFMPIIHEPRRLPSGPMLHALATCHSITLLQGQPVGDPVDLKMVESTGWRLEMAEEDEGELPGLQCFGTKVLAMMNPPPEEEQPPDRKHRSPVAILRRFPFSSSLQRMSVLTKHPGDDACWLYIKGAPEVVASLCSTETVPADFSQVLRHYTADGFRVLALACRPLSAVRSFEDALQLTRDAAESSLTFLGFLVMKNVLKLESAPVITLLRNAGVRPVMVTGDNMLTAVNVARSCCMVGPNERVVFVTASPPGRDQPASLKFIPAELSQGEKQPEDAQQWDGRLHLAMNGKSFAVLQEHFADLLPKILVRATVFARMSPEQKTQLVCSLQELDYCVGMCGDGANDCGALKAADVGISLSEAEASVASPFTSCHANIECVPTVIREGRCSLVTSFGVFKYMALYSLVQFVSVLLLYTINTNLSDFQFLFFDLIITTTVAVLMGRTGPARELGVRRPQGALISVPVLGSLLLQTALLITVQVLSYFITVSQSWYVPLNSTVTAPQNLPNYENTVLFCISGFQYLILAVAMSKGYPFREPLYTNVLFLVVLMLLFGLLIWLTLYPLGFPKTLLKLQGIDDLNFKLLLLGIATLNFFAAFVLETALDYGLLGCLRKLRRKKASSKLFKRLEKDLSQQPSWPPLNEPLFATPRMSIAVR from the exons ATGCGCGCAGGAGGGGCGTTGAGTTCCTCTCCTCCACCTTTGGGCTCCCGTTGGAAAGTGCGGCAGGGCGAAGCTCTGCAGATCCCCTGCAGGCCGTTGCGCTTGCAAAGCACCGCCGAGCCTGCAAAGGGCTGCTGCGGGAAGATGCTCTCATTGCCATCCAGCATCGCAAAGCCccgtggtgtgtgtgtgtgtggggggcaGGAGCGGGCACGGCAGCTGCTCGGGGTTGTGTTTGCACGGCCACACCTCATCCACAAACTGCCGCGTGCAAACTGGTTGTGCGGCTTTAGCACTCTCCGCCCGCCCCTCCGTGGCACCGGCTGCTTCCTGGGCACGGCAATCCCGTCCAGTGCCCGTGAGGTCAGCCGGGAGCTCCGTTCGTGGGCTGTTGGGAAGCAACCGGGATGGGAGCAG acagcagcaggctgctgggcgGCCCACGGCCGGGCTACGGGACGCTGCAGCGCAACACAGAGCCATCCTGCATG GATCGATTCGGGCAGCGCTTCACTGCACGCGTGCAGACGGAGATGCTGGGTGAGGGCAG CCTGGAGCATCACCCCGGGGCCAGGCTGGAGGACCGCAAGAGCAGCATCGCTGTTGGCGTGGCGGATGAGGAGGAGAGCCGGGACACCATCCGCCTGCACCAGGAGGAG CGCCTTGGATGAAGGCTGGACCTGTGCAGAGCTCCACCTCTGTCGGGCTGGGCTGGGCCAGCAGGACCACAGCTCCAG aagaaagatCTACGGCCCAAACCTCATCGAGGTGCCCGTCAAGTCCTACGCCAAGCTCCTGGTGGAGGAG GTGCTCAATCCCTTCTACATCTTCCAAGTGCTCAGCATCGTGCTGTGGGTCTGCGATGCCTACTACTACTATGCCGCCTGCATCTTCCTCatctccaccatctccctggggcTCTCCCTCTACGAGACGAGGAAG CAAAGCACCACGCTGCGGAACATGGCCAGGATGTCCATCAGCATCCGAGTGCACCGCGCTGACGGAG AGGAGGCGATGgtgagctcagcagagctggtgccCGGTGACTGCATCAGCCTGCCCTTGGATGGCGTGCTGGTCCCCTGCGATGCTGCGCTGCTGACAGGCGAGTGCATGGTCAACGAGAGCATGCTGACAG GGGAAAGCGTGCCGGTGCTGAAGACACCTCTCCCCAATggtggaggggctgcaggcacCATCTATAGCCCCAAGGAGCACCAGAGGCACACGCTGTTCTGTGGGACACACATCATCCAGGCCAGGTCCTACgtggggcaggaggtgctggctGTTGTCACCCGTACAG GGTTTTGCACAGCCAAAGGGGACCTGATCAGCTCCATTCTCTACCCCAAGCCTGTGACCTTCAAGTTCTACAAGGACGCTGTGAAGTTTGTGCTGTTCCTCGCTGTGTTGG cttttATTGGCACGCTGTACAGCATGCTCATCATGGTGAAAAACCAG GTTCCCGTGGGGCAAATCATCATCCGTGCCCTCGACCTGATCACTGTCATTGTGCCgccagctctcccagctgccaTGACCGTGGGCTCCATCTACGCCCAGAACAGGCTGAAGAAACGTGGCATCTTCTGCATCAG CCCTCCCCGCATCAATCTGTGTGGGAAGATCCGCTTGGTGTGCTTTGACAAG ACGGGGACGCTGACGGAGGAAGGGTTGGATGTGTGGGGGGTGATCTCCCTGGAGGACGGACGCTTCATGCCCATCATCCACGAGCCGCGTCGCCTGCCATCCGGCCCCATGCTCCATGCCCTGGCCACCTGCCACAGCATCAcgctgctgcagggacagcctgTTGGGGACCCCGTGGACCTCAAGATGGTGGAATCCACCGGATGG CGCCTGGAGATGGCTGAGGAGGATGAAGGGGAGCTGCCCGGCTTGCAGTGCTTTGGGACAAAGGTCTTGGCCATGATGAACCCTCCACCTGAGGAGGAACAGCCACCAGACAGG AAGCACCGCTCACCCGTGGCCATCCTGCGCCgcttccccttctcctcctccctacAACGCATGAGCGTCCTCACCAAGCATCCCGGCGACGACGCATGCTGGCTCTACATCAAAGGGGCCCCGGAGGTGGTGGCCAGCCTCTGCAGCACGGAGACGG TGCCCGCGGATTTCTCCCAGGTGCTGCGGCATTACACCGCCGATGGTTTCCGAGTGCTGGCCTTGGCTTGCAGACCCCTGAGCGCAGTGAGGAGCTTTGAGGACGCCCTGCAGCTGACGAG GGATGCGGCGGAGAGCAGCCTGACCTTCCTGGGCTTCCTGGTGATGAAGAACGTCCTCAAGCTGGAATCAGCACCCGTGATCACACTGCTGAGGAACGCCGGCGTGCGTCCCGTCATGGTGACAG GAGACAACATGCTGACGGCTGTGAACgtggccaggagctgctgcatggTGGGGCCAAATGAGAGGGTTGTCTTCGTCACCGCTTCGCCGCCCGGCCGTGACCAGCCTGCATCTCTCAAGTtcatccctgcagagctctcGCAGGGCGAGAAGCAGCCGGAG gatgcacaGCAGTGGGATGGCCGCCTGCACCTGGCCATGAATGGGAAGTCCTTCGCCGTGCTTCAGGAGCATTTTGCTGACCTGCTGCCCAAG ATCCTTGTCCGAGCCACTGTGTTTGCCCGCATGTCGCCTGAGCAGAAGACTCAGCTGgtgtgcagcctgcaggagctcGA CTACTGCGTGGGGATGTGTGGGGATGGGGCCAATGACTGCGGGGCGCTGAAGGCAGCTGATGTGGGCATTTCCCTTTCGGAGGCTGAAGCATCCGTGGCATCGCCCTTCACCTCCTGCCACGCCAACATTGAGTGTGTGCCCACGGTCATCCG ggagggaaggTGCTCGCTGGTCACCTCCTTTGGGGTCTTTAAGTACATGGCCCTGTACAGCCTGGTGCAGTTTGTGTCCGTGTTGCTGCTCTACACG ATCAACACCAACCTGAGTGACTTCCAGTTTCTCTTCTTCGACCTGATCATCACCACCACCGTGGCCGTGCTGATGGGCCGCACAGGTCCTGCCAGGGAGCTGGGAGTGCGCCGACCCCAAGGGGCACTGATCAGCGTCCcggtgctgggcagcctgctccttcagacagcTCTGCTCATCACTGTGCAAGTCCTCAGCTACTTCATCACCGTTTCACAGAGCTG GTATGTGCCACTGAACAGCACAGTGACAGCCCCCCAGAACCTGCCCAACTACGAGAACACGGTCCTCTTCTGCATCAGTGGCTTCCAGTACCTCATTCTGGCCGTTGCCATGTCCAAGGGGTACCCATTTCGGGAGCCGCTCTACACCAATG TGCTCTTTCTGGTGGTCCTCATGCTCCTCTTCGGCCTCTTGATATGGCTGACCCTCTACCCTTTGGGCTTCCCCAAAACCCTGCTGAAGCTGCAGGGCATCGATGACTTGAACttcaagctgctgctgttgggaaTCGCCACGCTCAATTTCTTCGCTGCCTTCGTGCTGGAG ACTGCGCTGGACTATGGATTGCTGGGCTGCTTGCGTAAGCTGCGCCGGAAGAAAGCATCCAGCAAGCTGTTCAAGAGGCTGGAGAAGGATCTGAGCCAGCAACCCTCCTGGCCACCCCTTAACGAACCACTCTTTGCTACCCCTCGGATGTCCATCGCTGTGAGATAG
- the ATP13A2 gene encoding polyamine-transporting ATPase 13A2 isoform 1 (isoform 1 is encoded by transcript variant 1): MSSDSSRLLGGPRPGYGTLQRNTEPSCMEVTGYRSQPWRAALCHACCVLSAGLLLLLFHWRPSLRVRAMCKPCALGRADWVIIRDRFGQRFTARVQTEMLGEGSLEHHPGARLEDRKSSIAVGVADEEESRDTIRLHQEERNVLRYYLFEGLRYVWMERQQAYCRVSALDEGWTCAELHLCRAGLGQQDHSSRRKIYGPNLIEVPVKSYAKLLVEEVLNPFYIFQVLSIVLWVCDAYYYYAACIFLISTISLGLSLYETRKQSTTLRNMARMSISIRVHRADGEEAMVSSAELVPGDCISLPLDGVLVPCDAALLTGECMVNESMLTGESVPVLKTPLPNGGGAAGTIYSPKEHQRHTLFCGTHIIQARSYVGQEVLAVVTRTGFCTAKGDLISSILYPKPVTFKFYKDAVKFVLFLAVLAFIGTLYSMLIMVKNQVPVGQIIIRALDLITVIVPPALPAAMTVGSIYAQNRLKKRGIFCISPPRINLCGKIRLVCFDKTGTLTEEGLDVWGVISLEDGRFMPIIHEPRRLPSGPMLHALATCHSITLLQGQPVGDPVDLKMVESTGWRLEMAEEDEGELPGLQCFGTKVLAMMNPPPEEEQPPDRKHRSPVAILRRFPFSSSLQRMSVLTKHPGDDACWLYIKGAPEVVASLCSTETVPADFSQVLRHYTADGFRVLALACRPLSAVRSFEDALQLTRDAAESSLTFLGFLVMKNVLKLESAPVITLLRNAGVRPVMVTGDNMLTAVNVARSCCMVGPNERVVFVTASPPGRDQPASLKFIPAELSQGEKQPEDAQQWDGRLHLAMNGKSFAVLQEHFADLLPKILVRATVFARMSPEQKTQLVCSLQELDYCVGMCGDGANDCGALKAADVGISLSEAEASVASPFTSCHANIECVPTVIREGRCSLVTSFGVFKYMALYSLVQFVSVLLLYTINTNLSDFQFLFFDLIITTTVAVLMGRTGPARELGVRRPQGALISVPVLGSLLLQTALLITVQVLSYFITVSQSWYVPLNSTVTAPQNLPNYENTVLFCISGFQYLILAVAMSKGYPFREPLYTNVLFLVVLMLLFGLLIWLTLYPLGFPKTLLKLQGIDDLNFKLLLLGIATLNFFAAFVLETALDYGLLGCLRKLRRKKASSKLFKRLEKDLSQQPSWPPLNEPLFATPRMSIAVR; the protein is encoded by the exons ATGAGCTCAG acagcagcaggctgctgggcgGCCCACGGCCGGGCTACGGGACGCTGCAGCGCAACACAGAGCCATCCTGCATG GAGGTGACGGGGTACCGCAGCCAGCCGTGGCGCGCAGCCCTGTGCCACGCGTGCTGTGTGCTGAgcgctgggctgctgctgctgctcttccactGGAGACCCAGCCTGCGTGTGCGGGCCATGTGCAAGCCCTGCGCCTTGGGGAGGGCAGATTGGGTCATCATCAGG GATCGATTCGGGCAGCGCTTCACTGCACGCGTGCAGACGGAGATGCTGGGTGAGGGCAG CCTGGAGCATCACCCCGGGGCCAGGCTGGAGGACCGCAAGAGCAGCATCGCTGTTGGCGTGGCGGATGAGGAGGAGAGCCGGGACACCATCCGCCTGCACCAGGAGGAG CGCAACGTCCTGCGGTATTATCTCTTCGAGGGGCTGCGCTACGTGTGGATGGAGAGGCAGCAGGCGTACTGCAGGGTCAG CGCCTTGGATGAAGGCTGGACCTGTGCAGAGCTCCACCTCTGTCGGGCTGGGCTGGGCCAGCAGGACCACAGCTCCAG aagaaagatCTACGGCCCAAACCTCATCGAGGTGCCCGTCAAGTCCTACGCCAAGCTCCTGGTGGAGGAG GTGCTCAATCCCTTCTACATCTTCCAAGTGCTCAGCATCGTGCTGTGGGTCTGCGATGCCTACTACTACTATGCCGCCTGCATCTTCCTCatctccaccatctccctggggcTCTCCCTCTACGAGACGAGGAAG CAAAGCACCACGCTGCGGAACATGGCCAGGATGTCCATCAGCATCCGAGTGCACCGCGCTGACGGAG AGGAGGCGATGgtgagctcagcagagctggtgccCGGTGACTGCATCAGCCTGCCCTTGGATGGCGTGCTGGTCCCCTGCGATGCTGCGCTGCTGACAGGCGAGTGCATGGTCAACGAGAGCATGCTGACAG GGGAAAGCGTGCCGGTGCTGAAGACACCTCTCCCCAATggtggaggggctgcaggcacCATCTATAGCCCCAAGGAGCACCAGAGGCACACGCTGTTCTGTGGGACACACATCATCCAGGCCAGGTCCTACgtggggcaggaggtgctggctGTTGTCACCCGTACAG GGTTTTGCACAGCCAAAGGGGACCTGATCAGCTCCATTCTCTACCCCAAGCCTGTGACCTTCAAGTTCTACAAGGACGCTGTGAAGTTTGTGCTGTTCCTCGCTGTGTTGG cttttATTGGCACGCTGTACAGCATGCTCATCATGGTGAAAAACCAG GTTCCCGTGGGGCAAATCATCATCCGTGCCCTCGACCTGATCACTGTCATTGTGCCgccagctctcccagctgccaTGACCGTGGGCTCCATCTACGCCCAGAACAGGCTGAAGAAACGTGGCATCTTCTGCATCAG CCCTCCCCGCATCAATCTGTGTGGGAAGATCCGCTTGGTGTGCTTTGACAAG ACGGGGACGCTGACGGAGGAAGGGTTGGATGTGTGGGGGGTGATCTCCCTGGAGGACGGACGCTTCATGCCCATCATCCACGAGCCGCGTCGCCTGCCATCCGGCCCCATGCTCCATGCCCTGGCCACCTGCCACAGCATCAcgctgctgcagggacagcctgTTGGGGACCCCGTGGACCTCAAGATGGTGGAATCCACCGGATGG CGCCTGGAGATGGCTGAGGAGGATGAAGGGGAGCTGCCCGGCTTGCAGTGCTTTGGGACAAAGGTCTTGGCCATGATGAACCCTCCACCTGAGGAGGAACAGCCACCAGACAGG AAGCACCGCTCACCCGTGGCCATCCTGCGCCgcttccccttctcctcctccctacAACGCATGAGCGTCCTCACCAAGCATCCCGGCGACGACGCATGCTGGCTCTACATCAAAGGGGCCCCGGAGGTGGTGGCCAGCCTCTGCAGCACGGAGACGG TGCCCGCGGATTTCTCCCAGGTGCTGCGGCATTACACCGCCGATGGTTTCCGAGTGCTGGCCTTGGCTTGCAGACCCCTGAGCGCAGTGAGGAGCTTTGAGGACGCCCTGCAGCTGACGAG GGATGCGGCGGAGAGCAGCCTGACCTTCCTGGGCTTCCTGGTGATGAAGAACGTCCTCAAGCTGGAATCAGCACCCGTGATCACACTGCTGAGGAACGCCGGCGTGCGTCCCGTCATGGTGACAG GAGACAACATGCTGACGGCTGTGAACgtggccaggagctgctgcatggTGGGGCCAAATGAGAGGGTTGTCTTCGTCACCGCTTCGCCGCCCGGCCGTGACCAGCCTGCATCTCTCAAGTtcatccctgcagagctctcGCAGGGCGAGAAGCAGCCGGAG gatgcacaGCAGTGGGATGGCCGCCTGCACCTGGCCATGAATGGGAAGTCCTTCGCCGTGCTTCAGGAGCATTTTGCTGACCTGCTGCCCAAG ATCCTTGTCCGAGCCACTGTGTTTGCCCGCATGTCGCCTGAGCAGAAGACTCAGCTGgtgtgcagcctgcaggagctcGA CTACTGCGTGGGGATGTGTGGGGATGGGGCCAATGACTGCGGGGCGCTGAAGGCAGCTGATGTGGGCATTTCCCTTTCGGAGGCTGAAGCATCCGTGGCATCGCCCTTCACCTCCTGCCACGCCAACATTGAGTGTGTGCCCACGGTCATCCG ggagggaaggTGCTCGCTGGTCACCTCCTTTGGGGTCTTTAAGTACATGGCCCTGTACAGCCTGGTGCAGTTTGTGTCCGTGTTGCTGCTCTACACG ATCAACACCAACCTGAGTGACTTCCAGTTTCTCTTCTTCGACCTGATCATCACCACCACCGTGGCCGTGCTGATGGGCCGCACAGGTCCTGCCAGGGAGCTGGGAGTGCGCCGACCCCAAGGGGCACTGATCAGCGTCCcggtgctgggcagcctgctccttcagacagcTCTGCTCATCACTGTGCAAGTCCTCAGCTACTTCATCACCGTTTCACAGAGCTG GTATGTGCCACTGAACAGCACAGTGACAGCCCCCCAGAACCTGCCCAACTACGAGAACACGGTCCTCTTCTGCATCAGTGGCTTCCAGTACCTCATTCTGGCCGTTGCCATGTCCAAGGGGTACCCATTTCGGGAGCCGCTCTACACCAATG TGCTCTTTCTGGTGGTCCTCATGCTCCTCTTCGGCCTCTTGATATGGCTGACCCTCTACCCTTTGGGCTTCCCCAAAACCCTGCTGAAGCTGCAGGGCATCGATGACTTGAACttcaagctgctgctgttgggaaTCGCCACGCTCAATTTCTTCGCTGCCTTCGTGCTGGAG ACTGCGCTGGACTATGGATTGCTGGGCTGCTTGCGTAAGCTGCGCCGGAAGAAAGCATCCAGCAAGCTGTTCAAGAGGCTGGAGAAGGATCTGAGCCAGCAACCCTCCTGGCCACCCCTTAACGAACCACTCTTTGCTACCCCTCGGATGTCCATCGCTGTGAGATAG
- the ATP13A2 gene encoding polyamine-transporting ATPase 13A2 isoform X3 — translation MGADSSRLLGGPRPGYGTLQRNTEPSCMEVTGYRSQPWRAALCHACCVLSAGLLLLLFHWRPSLRVRAMCKPCALGRADWVIIRDRFGQRFTARVQTEMLGEGSLEHHPGARLEDRKSSIAVGVADEEESRDTIRLHQEERNVLRYYLFEGLRYVWMERQQAYCRVSALDEGWTCAELHLCRAGLGQQDHSSRRKIYGPNLIEVPVKSYAKLLVEEVLNPFYIFQVLSIVLWVCDAYYYYAACIFLISTISLGLSLYETRKQSTTLRNMARMSISIRVHRADGEEAMVSSAELVPGDCISLPLDGVLVPCDAALLTGECMVNESMLTGESVPVLKTPLPNGGGAAGTIYSPKEHQRHTLFCGTHIIQARSYVGQEVLAVVTRTGFCTAKGDLISSILYPKPVTFKFYKDAVKFVLFLAVLAFIGTLYSMLIMVKNQVPVGQIIIRALDLITVIVPPALPAAMTVGSIYAQNRLKKRGIFCISPPRINLCGKIRLVCFDKTGTLTEEGLDVWGVISLEDGRFMPIIHEPRRLPSGPMLHALATCHSITLLQGQPVGDPVDLKMVESTGWRLEMAEEDEGELPGLQCFGTKVLAMMNPPPEEEQPPDRKHRSPVAILRRFPFSSSLQRMSVLTKHPGDDACWLYIKGAPEVVASLCSTETVPADFSQVLRHYTADGFRVLALACRPLSAVRSFEDALQLTRDAAESSLTFLGFLVMKNVLKLESAPVITLLRNAGVRPVMVTGDNMLTAVNVARSCCMVGPNERVVFVTASPPGRDQPASLKFIPAELSQGEKQPEDAQQWDGRLHLAMNGKSFAVLQEHFADLLPKILVRATVFARMSPEQKTQLVCSLQELDYCVGMCGDGANDCGALKAADVGISLSEAEASVASPFTSCHANIECVPTVIREGRCSLVTSFGVFKYMALYSLVQFVSVLLLYTINTNLSDFQFLFFDLIITTTVAVLMGRTGPARELGVRRPQGALISVPVLGSLLLQTALLITVQVLSYFITVSQSWYVPLNSTVTAPQNLPNYENTVLFCISGFQYLILAVAMSKGYPFREPLYTNVLFLVVLMLLFGLLIWLTLYPLGFPKTLLKLQGIDDLNFKLLLLGIATLNFFAAFVLETALDYGLLGCLRKLRRKKASSKLFKRLEKDLSQQPSWPPLNEPLFATPRMSIAVR, via the exons ATGGGAGCAG acagcagcaggctgctgggcgGCCCACGGCCGGGCTACGGGACGCTGCAGCGCAACACAGAGCCATCCTGCATG GAGGTGACGGGGTACCGCAGCCAGCCGTGGCGCGCAGCCCTGTGCCACGCGTGCTGTGTGCTGAgcgctgggctgctgctgctgctcttccactGGAGACCCAGCCTGCGTGTGCGGGCCATGTGCAAGCCCTGCGCCTTGGGGAGGGCAGATTGGGTCATCATCAGG GATCGATTCGGGCAGCGCTTCACTGCACGCGTGCAGACGGAGATGCTGGGTGAGGGCAG CCTGGAGCATCACCCCGGGGCCAGGCTGGAGGACCGCAAGAGCAGCATCGCTGTTGGCGTGGCGGATGAGGAGGAGAGCCGGGACACCATCCGCCTGCACCAGGAGGAG CGCAACGTCCTGCGGTATTATCTCTTCGAGGGGCTGCGCTACGTGTGGATGGAGAGGCAGCAGGCGTACTGCAGGGTCAG CGCCTTGGATGAAGGCTGGACCTGTGCAGAGCTCCACCTCTGTCGGGCTGGGCTGGGCCAGCAGGACCACAGCTCCAG aagaaagatCTACGGCCCAAACCTCATCGAGGTGCCCGTCAAGTCCTACGCCAAGCTCCTGGTGGAGGAG GTGCTCAATCCCTTCTACATCTTCCAAGTGCTCAGCATCGTGCTGTGGGTCTGCGATGCCTACTACTACTATGCCGCCTGCATCTTCCTCatctccaccatctccctggggcTCTCCCTCTACGAGACGAGGAAG CAAAGCACCACGCTGCGGAACATGGCCAGGATGTCCATCAGCATCCGAGTGCACCGCGCTGACGGAG AGGAGGCGATGgtgagctcagcagagctggtgccCGGTGACTGCATCAGCCTGCCCTTGGATGGCGTGCTGGTCCCCTGCGATGCTGCGCTGCTGACAGGCGAGTGCATGGTCAACGAGAGCATGCTGACAG GGGAAAGCGTGCCGGTGCTGAAGACACCTCTCCCCAATggtggaggggctgcaggcacCATCTATAGCCCCAAGGAGCACCAGAGGCACACGCTGTTCTGTGGGACACACATCATCCAGGCCAGGTCCTACgtggggcaggaggtgctggctGTTGTCACCCGTACAG GGTTTTGCACAGCCAAAGGGGACCTGATCAGCTCCATTCTCTACCCCAAGCCTGTGACCTTCAAGTTCTACAAGGACGCTGTGAAGTTTGTGCTGTTCCTCGCTGTGTTGG cttttATTGGCACGCTGTACAGCATGCTCATCATGGTGAAAAACCAG GTTCCCGTGGGGCAAATCATCATCCGTGCCCTCGACCTGATCACTGTCATTGTGCCgccagctctcccagctgccaTGACCGTGGGCTCCATCTACGCCCAGAACAGGCTGAAGAAACGTGGCATCTTCTGCATCAG CCCTCCCCGCATCAATCTGTGTGGGAAGATCCGCTTGGTGTGCTTTGACAAG ACGGGGACGCTGACGGAGGAAGGGTTGGATGTGTGGGGGGTGATCTCCCTGGAGGACGGACGCTTCATGCCCATCATCCACGAGCCGCGTCGCCTGCCATCCGGCCCCATGCTCCATGCCCTGGCCACCTGCCACAGCATCAcgctgctgcagggacagcctgTTGGGGACCCCGTGGACCTCAAGATGGTGGAATCCACCGGATGG CGCCTGGAGATGGCTGAGGAGGATGAAGGGGAGCTGCCCGGCTTGCAGTGCTTTGGGACAAAGGTCTTGGCCATGATGAACCCTCCACCTGAGGAGGAACAGCCACCAGACAGG AAGCACCGCTCACCCGTGGCCATCCTGCGCCgcttccccttctcctcctccctacAACGCATGAGCGTCCTCACCAAGCATCCCGGCGACGACGCATGCTGGCTCTACATCAAAGGGGCCCCGGAGGTGGTGGCCAGCCTCTGCAGCACGGAGACGG TGCCCGCGGATTTCTCCCAGGTGCTGCGGCATTACACCGCCGATGGTTTCCGAGTGCTGGCCTTGGCTTGCAGACCCCTGAGCGCAGTGAGGAGCTTTGAGGACGCCCTGCAGCTGACGAG GGATGCGGCGGAGAGCAGCCTGACCTTCCTGGGCTTCCTGGTGATGAAGAACGTCCTCAAGCTGGAATCAGCACCCGTGATCACACTGCTGAGGAACGCCGGCGTGCGTCCCGTCATGGTGACAG GAGACAACATGCTGACGGCTGTGAACgtggccaggagctgctgcatggTGGGGCCAAATGAGAGGGTTGTCTTCGTCACCGCTTCGCCGCCCGGCCGTGACCAGCCTGCATCTCTCAAGTtcatccctgcagagctctcGCAGGGCGAGAAGCAGCCGGAG gatgcacaGCAGTGGGATGGCCGCCTGCACCTGGCCATGAATGGGAAGTCCTTCGCCGTGCTTCAGGAGCATTTTGCTGACCTGCTGCCCAAG ATCCTTGTCCGAGCCACTGTGTTTGCCCGCATGTCGCCTGAGCAGAAGACTCAGCTGgtgtgcagcctgcaggagctcGA CTACTGCGTGGGGATGTGTGGGGATGGGGCCAATGACTGCGGGGCGCTGAAGGCAGCTGATGTGGGCATTTCCCTTTCGGAGGCTGAAGCATCCGTGGCATCGCCCTTCACCTCCTGCCACGCCAACATTGAGTGTGTGCCCACGGTCATCCG ggagggaaggTGCTCGCTGGTCACCTCCTTTGGGGTCTTTAAGTACATGGCCCTGTACAGCCTGGTGCAGTTTGTGTCCGTGTTGCTGCTCTACACG ATCAACACCAACCTGAGTGACTTCCAGTTTCTCTTCTTCGACCTGATCATCACCACCACCGTGGCCGTGCTGATGGGCCGCACAGGTCCTGCCAGGGAGCTGGGAGTGCGCCGACCCCAAGGGGCACTGATCAGCGTCCcggtgctgggcagcctgctccttcagacagcTCTGCTCATCACTGTGCAAGTCCTCAGCTACTTCATCACCGTTTCACAGAGCTG GTATGTGCCACTGAACAGCACAGTGACAGCCCCCCAGAACCTGCCCAACTACGAGAACACGGTCCTCTTCTGCATCAGTGGCTTCCAGTACCTCATTCTGGCCGTTGCCATGTCCAAGGGGTACCCATTTCGGGAGCCGCTCTACACCAATG TGCTCTTTCTGGTGGTCCTCATGCTCCTCTTCGGCCTCTTGATATGGCTGACCCTCTACCCTTTGGGCTTCCCCAAAACCCTGCTGAAGCTGCAGGGCATCGATGACTTGAACttcaagctgctgctgttgggaaTCGCCACGCTCAATTTCTTCGCTGCCTTCGTGCTGGAG ACTGCGCTGGACTATGGATTGCTGGGCTGCTTGCGTAAGCTGCGCCGGAAGAAAGCATCCAGCAAGCTGTTCAAGAGGCTGGAGAAGGATCTGAGCCAGCAACCCTCCTGGCCACCCCTTAACGAACCACTCTTTGCTACCCCTCGGATGTCCATCGCTGTGAGATAG